A genomic window from Blastococcus saxobsidens DD2 includes:
- a CDS encoding MaoC family dehydratase has protein sequence MPIVLPSDRPKFSWENLSVGDDLGRVEGRVDAAAVRTHAFAIGDDPKRYLGQQDGFAPPSLLVNDLLKLFLLGYDCTPPAVGGLHTKAQIDYLAPLPVGDPVVLTGTHVAKYVRRGRPHRSCASQAQTPSGNVVARMLATETVGYAVDEAGEHGQPPESWVDGFPRVEGQIDGSTRIEPGGAEPAVGQTLGPLVREVSFEESVAFSGFPFSWAQEHPSAVRIGLHTDPETARRAGYPRPVIQGLLSAGHLTQLLLDYYGDRVINGSKLALSFIAPVMTGSTLSSYATVRRQLDIDGRQVNELSLLTQDQDERLVTVGYARVPALGS, from the coding sequence GTGCCCATCGTTCTGCCTTCCGACCGACCAAAGTTCTCCTGGGAGAACCTGAGCGTCGGCGATGACCTCGGCCGCGTCGAAGGACGCGTCGACGCGGCAGCGGTCCGCACTCACGCCTTCGCGATCGGGGACGACCCCAAGAGATACCTGGGACAACAGGACGGTTTTGCGCCTCCGTCGTTGCTGGTCAACGACTTGCTCAAGCTCTTTCTGCTGGGCTACGACTGCACTCCCCCGGCCGTCGGAGGACTGCACACGAAGGCCCAGATCGACTACCTGGCACCCCTGCCGGTGGGAGATCCTGTGGTTCTGACAGGTACACACGTCGCCAAGTACGTACGCCGAGGACGTCCGCATCGTTCGTGCGCGAGCCAGGCCCAGACCCCGTCCGGCAACGTGGTGGCTCGGATGCTCGCCACCGAGACGGTCGGATACGCCGTCGACGAGGCGGGTGAGCACGGCCAGCCCCCCGAGTCGTGGGTGGACGGGTTCCCGAGGGTCGAGGGCCAGATCGACGGAAGCACGCGCATCGAGCCGGGAGGCGCCGAGCCGGCTGTCGGGCAGACCCTGGGACCTCTCGTCCGCGAGGTGTCGTTCGAGGAGAGCGTCGCCTTCTCCGGCTTTCCTTTCTCCTGGGCCCAGGAGCACCCGTCCGCGGTCCGGATCGGCTTGCACACCGACCCGGAAACGGCACGCCGTGCCGGCTACCCACGGCCAGTGATCCAAGGACTCCTCTCGGCCGGCCATCTGACGCAGTTGCTCCTCGACTACTACGGGGACCGGGTGATCAACGGGAGCAAGCTGGCGCTGTCATTCATCGCCCCGGTCATGACCGGGTCGACGTTGTCCAGCTACGCGACCGTGCGTCGTCAGCTGGATATCGACGGTCGTCAGGTGAATGAACTCTCCCTGCTGACCCAGGACCAGGACGAGCGACTCGTCACGGTGGGATACGCCCGAGTGCCCGCACTCGGTTCCTGA
- a CDS encoding SDR family NAD(P)-dependent oxidoreductase: protein MELDGKVALVTGAGSGIGRATALRLARDGARVVVSDVLEVRAAETVHLITASEGEAIVAQGDVSQGDDVKALVSRAEEHYGGLDVVHNNAGVLTGPRFPDSPPHYWSRAIDINLRGVLYGIHYGVPALKKRGGGVIINTASISGLVPHHIDPVYAATKAAVVNLTRSLVFLRDEAGIRVNAVCPGLVRTELEEHSSETFRPEDRRRFQEGRAAKRGLPALDPAEIAEAVLELIRDDSLTGVAYKRAVGETWEMV from the coding sequence GTGGAACTGGACGGAAAGGTCGCCCTGGTCACGGGAGCGGGTTCTGGCATCGGCCGCGCGACGGCGCTGAGGCTGGCACGGGACGGGGCTCGCGTGGTCGTGTCCGACGTCCTGGAGGTCAGGGCGGCGGAGACGGTGCATCTGATCACCGCCTCGGAAGGTGAGGCCATTGTCGCCCAGGGAGACGTATCCCAGGGGGACGACGTCAAAGCCCTGGTGAGTCGTGCGGAGGAGCACTACGGAGGTCTTGACGTAGTGCACAACAATGCCGGCGTCCTGACCGGGCCGCGCTTTCCGGACTCGCCACCGCACTACTGGTCCCGAGCCATAGACATCAACCTCCGCGGCGTCCTCTACGGCATTCACTACGGGGTTCCAGCCCTCAAGAAGCGTGGTGGCGGAGTCATCATCAACACCGCGTCCATCTCTGGGCTCGTGCCGCATCACATCGACCCTGTCTACGCCGCGACGAAGGCGGCGGTCGTGAACCTGACCCGGTCGCTCGTCTTCCTCCGTGACGAGGCGGGAATCCGCGTCAATGCGGTCTGTCCCGGACTGGTCCGCACCGAGCTCGAAGAGCATTCGAGTGAGACCTTCCGCCCCGAGGACCGGCGGAGGTTCCAGGAGGGGCGTGCCGCAAAGCGCGGGCTACCGGCACTGGATCCGGCGGAGATAGCCGAGGCAGTGCTGGAACTGATCAGGGACGACTCGTTGACCGGTGTGGCGTACAAGCGCGCGGTCGGAGAGACCTGGGAGATGGTATGA
- a CDS encoding FAD-dependent oxidoreductase: protein MSSPVVDPVDVVVVGAGMAGLCASVAALERGARVLVIEKGPRAGGSMFLSGGLVWTFTDKARLRKELPDGDEALQDLVMDSLGPSLNWLESHGIAVGPEQPFMWYGRGRRVEPPTLTQALVRRVAELGGGVRLRTPMLGLMWEGCLVRGVEVWTPDGSMKIPAGRVVLATGGFQGNAELLARYVTPYADRCYVRSNPWSTGDGLVSAQAAGAALSPWLSTFYGHAVVAPPARFAAEEFWGISQRYGQQAVALNLEGRRFVDESAGTGEEYLNQAVARQPGATAVYLVDRAIAEMSLHGANPPRPAIDRAVGSGGPVLRADTLEAMCDSLQDWGIPATRSLETLRQYNAAIGSGSSDELYPPRHKNRLMLVEPPFTAVQVRPGITFTCGGLATDTDMRVLHRARTNSVLPLVTADASDFLWGYVENLYAAGSDVGGVHNYGYMGGLATALVTGRIAGS from the coding sequence ATGAGCAGCCCGGTGGTGGATCCGGTGGACGTCGTCGTGGTCGGCGCCGGGATGGCAGGGCTCTGTGCCTCTGTTGCGGCTCTGGAACGGGGCGCGCGGGTCCTCGTGATCGAGAAGGGGCCGCGGGCCGGCGGCTCGATGTTCCTCTCCGGTGGACTCGTCTGGACCTTCACGGACAAGGCGAGGCTCAGGAAGGAACTGCCGGATGGGGACGAGGCCTTGCAGGACCTCGTCATGGATTCGCTAGGTCCATCGCTGAACTGGTTGGAGAGCCACGGGATCGCGGTAGGTCCGGAGCAACCGTTCATGTGGTATGGCCGGGGCCGCCGGGTGGAGCCACCGACCTTGACGCAGGCCCTCGTGCGTCGCGTGGCGGAACTCGGCGGCGGCGTCCGCTTGCGTACCCCCATGCTCGGTCTCATGTGGGAGGGATGCCTCGTCAGAGGAGTCGAGGTCTGGACGCCCGACGGATCGATGAAGATCCCCGCGGGGAGGGTGGTACTCGCCACCGGCGGATTCCAGGGCAACGCGGAATTGCTGGCGCGTTACGTCACCCCGTATGCCGACAGGTGCTACGTACGCAGCAACCCATGGAGCACGGGCGACGGACTCGTCTCCGCGCAGGCGGCCGGCGCTGCCCTCAGCCCATGGCTGTCCACCTTCTACGGCCACGCGGTCGTCGCGCCGCCGGCGCGCTTCGCGGCCGAAGAGTTTTGGGGCATCTCGCAGCGCTACGGGCAGCAGGCGGTCGCGCTCAACTTGGAAGGTCGGCGCTTCGTCGACGAGTCAGCAGGGACGGGGGAGGAGTACCTGAATCAGGCTGTCGCGCGCCAGCCGGGCGCGACGGCGGTCTACCTGGTGGACCGGGCCATCGCAGAGATGTCCCTCCACGGAGCGAATCCGCCGAGGCCCGCCATCGACCGTGCTGTCGGAAGCGGTGGACCGGTCCTCCGGGCGGACACCCTCGAGGCGATGTGCGACTCTCTGCAGGACTGGGGAATTCCCGCCACCAGGTCTTTGGAGACCCTCCGGCAGTACAACGCGGCCATCGGGAGTGGATCGTCGGACGAGCTGTATCCGCCCCGCCACAAGAACCGCCTGATGCTGGTGGAGCCTCCCTTCACGGCTGTGCAGGTTCGACCCGGGATCACGTTCACCTGCGGCGGGCTGGCCACGGACACCGACATGCGTGTGCTCCACCGCGCCAGGACGAACTCCGTTCTGCCCCTGGTGACCGCAGATGCGTCGGACTTCCTCTGGGGATACGTCGAGAACCTTTACGCAGCCGGTTCCGACGTGGGCGGCGTCCACAACTACGGGTACATGGGCGGATTGGCAACGGCGTTGGTGACTGGCCGTATCGCGGGCAGCTAG
- a CDS encoding MFS transporter, protein MAGSHSDSPTSSGRAGTAAVTVTTVGVLPVYMVSVLWVQLREDLEFGPSLLGSLVACFFLTSAVTSLTAGMLVGRFGTSPILRVSAVMSAATMLAIALGAQHTEILVAALCLAGWSNGVGSPASNDLISQAVSPHRQGLSFGTKQAAIPLSTMIAGVAVPLIAIPFGWRPAFAGGAVLALLVLLVVPGSGRLKSRASSAPSDAAGPFNRTALVVLAVGIMLGAASGGALGSFFVATAVDSGISPSGAGVLAVVASALGAGARIGFGWLADKLRRKWLNVVATQMVIGGLAYLLLATGVEVLVAAGAVIGYCTGWAWSGLSTFAVSRMHPGMAARATAITQGGMGAGAALGPLVFGVLVAVTSYAVAWYVTAAMSLVAGAIVLQGRRMLIRDRPALVAAQEQRRRRTASGRSKAPARSQVSGHGEGSPAVHEEGRRRYP, encoded by the coding sequence ATGGCCGGCAGCCACAGCGACAGCCCTACCAGCTCGGGTCGCGCCGGCACGGCGGCGGTCACCGTCACCACGGTCGGTGTCTTGCCGGTCTACATGGTGAGCGTCCTGTGGGTGCAGCTTCGGGAGGATCTGGAGTTCGGTCCGTCTCTGCTCGGCTCCCTCGTCGCCTGTTTCTTCCTCACCTCGGCGGTCACGTCTCTCACCGCGGGGATGCTCGTCGGCCGGTTCGGCACGTCCCCGATCCTTCGAGTGTCGGCGGTGATGAGTGCGGCGACCATGCTCGCGATCGCGCTCGGGGCACAGCACACGGAGATCCTGGTGGCAGCACTTTGTCTTGCCGGCTGGAGCAACGGCGTCGGTTCGCCAGCGAGCAACGACCTCATCTCCCAAGCCGTGTCCCCTCACCGGCAGGGCCTGTCCTTCGGCACCAAACAGGCAGCGATCCCGCTCTCCACGATGATCGCCGGCGTCGCCGTTCCGCTCATCGCCATCCCGTTCGGCTGGCGGCCCGCGTTCGCCGGCGGTGCCGTCCTCGCCCTGCTCGTGCTGCTGGTCGTGCCGGGGAGCGGACGACTGAAGTCCCGCGCGTCGTCAGCGCCCTCGGACGCGGCAGGGCCGTTCAACCGGACCGCCCTCGTCGTGCTGGCCGTGGGGATCATGCTCGGCGCGGCCAGCGGCGGCGCGCTGGGCTCATTCTTCGTGGCCACCGCCGTCGACAGCGGGATCAGCCCTTCCGGCGCCGGCGTGCTGGCGGTGGTCGCCAGCGCTCTCGGGGCCGGTGCGCGGATAGGGTTCGGTTGGCTGGCCGACAAGCTGCGCAGGAAGTGGCTGAACGTCGTCGCCACCCAGATGGTGATCGGCGGGCTCGCGTACCTGCTGCTGGCCACCGGTGTCGAAGTGCTCGTGGCGGCGGGCGCGGTCATCGGCTACTGCACCGGCTGGGCCTGGTCGGGGCTCTCGACCTTCGCGGTCTCGCGGATGCACCCCGGGATGGCGGCACGTGCGACCGCGATCACCCAGGGCGGGATGGGTGCCGGTGCCGCCCTCGGGCCACTCGTCTTCGGTGTCCTGGTGGCCGTGACCTCGTACGCCGTGGCCTGGTACGTCACCGCCGCGATGTCGCTGGTCGCCGGCGCCATCGTCCTGCAGGGACGACGGATGCTCATACGCGACCGTCCCGCCCTCGTTGCCGCCCAGGAGCAGCGCCGGCGCCGGACCGCCAGCGGTCGATCCAAGGCTCCGGCGCGGAGCCAGGTCAGCGGTCACGGGGAGGGCTCCCCTGCTGTTCACGAGGAAGGGCGAAGGCGCTATCCGTGA
- a CDS encoding ornithine cyclodeaminase family protein: protein MTPLRILSTADIEELWDVHVILDDVERALENIAAGEARWPRRTAIDIDGNRLLTMSGYAPLVGLGLKCVSSYPSNAGNDLPAHQGLVILFDPENGTPVCLLDGSEFTAMRTAVCSAVAARRLARADASRMAVIGSGAQARGHVQVLSSVLDVDEVRIAARNPAAAASLAGRYPGAGATSSIEEAVRGADIVVLCTASPVAVLDPSWIAPGAHISSVGCAAPDGELGPDLVRSGRVFVESLDALEPPPVGAPDLRASAPGEVTLLGDVLMGVEPGRRVEDEITIFKSCGHALEDVAVARALYRASIDRGMGADIGL, encoded by the coding sequence GTGACACCCCTGCGAATCCTGTCGACTGCCGACATCGAAGAGTTGTGGGATGTGCACGTCATCCTCGACGACGTCGAGAGGGCATTGGAGAACATCGCTGCGGGTGAGGCCCGGTGGCCACGGCGCACGGCCATCGACATCGATGGGAACAGGCTTCTCACGATGTCCGGATACGCCCCGCTGGTGGGGCTGGGCCTGAAGTGCGTCTCGTCGTATCCCTCTAACGCCGGCAACGACCTCCCTGCGCACCAGGGCCTGGTCATTCTCTTCGATCCGGAGAACGGGACCCCCGTGTGCCTGCTCGACGGGTCCGAGTTCACCGCGATGCGAACCGCGGTCTGTTCCGCCGTGGCGGCGCGCCGCCTCGCTCGGGCAGATGCCTCGCGCATGGCCGTGATCGGATCGGGAGCGCAGGCGCGAGGGCACGTGCAGGTCCTCTCGAGCGTCCTCGACGTCGATGAGGTTCGTATCGCGGCGAGAAACCCCGCTGCCGCGGCCTCACTGGCCGGACGATATCCGGGGGCCGGCGCGACGTCGTCGATCGAGGAGGCGGTCCGAGGCGCCGACATCGTCGTGTTGTGCACCGCCTCGCCGGTGGCCGTCCTGGACCCGAGCTGGATCGCCCCGGGAGCGCACATCTCGTCCGTAGGTTGTGCGGCGCCGGACGGCGAACTCGGGCCGGACCTCGTTCGATCCGGCCGGGTCTTCGTCGAGTCGCTCGATGCGCTCGAGCCCCCGCCCGTCGGCGCTCCGGATCTGCGCGCGTCGGCTCCGGGTGAGGTGACGCTGCTCGGTGACGTCCTCATGGGGGTCGAGCCGGGGCGTCGGGTGGAGGACGAGATCACCATCTTCAAGTCCTGCGGCCACGCCCTCGAGGATGTCGCTGTCGCTCGGGCGCTGTACCGGGCGAGCATCGACCGGGGAATGGGAGCCGACATCGGACTGTAG
- a CDS encoding MaoC family dehydratase codes for MTANETLEIESLEIHLTQERMNAFGDAAGSAGRVHTDPEWAEPVFGSTLAQGMLVLDPVVQMMVGVCGSDNWFEGGRVKAKFVGMTRPGDTVVARMKDVEVVEEEGRKRVRGSFSCETQAGVVVIVGEAEGPLPQ; via the coding sequence GTGACCGCGAACGAGACGTTGGAGATCGAATCTCTCGAGATCCATCTGACGCAGGAACGCATGAACGCGTTCGGTGATGCAGCCGGGAGTGCCGGCCGTGTGCACACGGATCCCGAATGGGCCGAGCCGGTCTTCGGGAGCACGTTGGCCCAGGGCATGCTCGTCCTCGATCCCGTTGTGCAGATGATGGTAGGTGTCTGCGGTTCGGACAACTGGTTCGAGGGTGGACGGGTGAAGGCGAAATTCGTGGGGATGACCCGCCCCGGCGATACGGTCGTCGCCCGCATGAAGGACGTAGAAGTGGTCGAGGAGGAGGGCCGCAAGCGGGTGCGAGGCAGCTTCTCCTGCGAAACCCAAGCCGGCGTGGTCGTGATCGTCGGTGAGGCCGAGGGGCCGCTGCCCCAGTAG
- a CDS encoding DUF4286 family protein, whose translation MQWDEGDRGLLGQGVLAIWCDMAPESDDQFNAWYTHEHLPERVGVPGFLRGRRYIRDDRHGVDGQRYLAFYEATDTAVFSSPAYLERLNNPTPLTRTMAPRLENAKRTVLSVQASYGRGVGRELTIVEFGPTDAGAVSEWVSSSLVPQALSRPQLTGLHLLVPDEAATKAKEGTQEARGVTRAMAQWVLVMEGTGGVPDVAAELVLGADGLASHGASGTPTSITYEYTVSLLSPDLHTGPGAAAAS comes from the coding sequence GTGCAGTGGGACGAAGGCGACCGTGGTCTCCTGGGACAAGGCGTACTCGCCATCTGGTGCGACATGGCCCCGGAGTCCGACGACCAGTTCAACGCGTGGTACACCCACGAACACCTGCCGGAACGGGTCGGTGTGCCTGGCTTCCTGCGCGGGCGCCGCTACATCCGGGACGACCGGCACGGCGTCGACGGTCAGCGCTATTTGGCCTTCTACGAGGCCACCGACACAGCCGTGTTCTCCTCGCCGGCTTATCTGGAACGGCTGAACAACCCCACGCCTCTCACGCGCACCATGGCGCCGCGGCTCGAGAACGCCAAACGAACCGTCCTCTCGGTCCAGGCTTCCTACGGCAGAGGGGTGGGCAGGGAGCTGACCATCGTGGAATTCGGGCCGACGGATGCGGGAGCCGTCTCCGAGTGGGTCTCCTCCTCCCTGGTCCCACAGGCCCTGTCCCGTCCGCAACTCACGGGGCTGCACCTCCTCGTCCCGGACGAGGCGGCGACGAAGGCGAAGGAAGGGACGCAAGAGGCGCGCGGCGTGACGCGAGCGATGGCCCAGTGGGTGCTCGTCATGGAAGGCACCGGCGGGGTGCCGGACGTCGCTGCGGAGTTGGTCCTGGGCGCTGATGGACTGGCGTCTCACGGTGCCAGCGGGACGCCGACGTCCATCACCTACGAGTACACCGTGTCCCTCCTCTCGCCCGATCTGCACACCGGTCCAGGTGCTGCGGCGGCCTCGTAG
- a CDS encoding thiolase family protein produces the protein MAWIAGVGLTAFGRQAASALDWQTQAAREALSDGAVAQTDVDGLIVGYATTLNHLMPANLLAEHLGVQPDISFGMSVGGATGIAMLAQAARLVDSGAAGRVLVVAGEDRASGQTVDTSMTTLAQVGHRDYEVPVGANVPGYYALLASAYLHRHGLHPDSLAHLAVQMRTHAGRHPGAHFREGIEVADVLASRRIADPLRLLDCCPVSDGGAAVLVTDQPTTPRNVRVAGLGQAHLHQHISEADFDHFGARRSAGQALVEASVDIDDIDIAGVYDSFTITVALLLEEIGLAEAGRAGAMAAAGEFDLAGAIPLNTHGGLLSYGHSGVAGGMAHLVEVVTQLRAEAEARQIPRSARWGLVHADGGVMSAHVTAVLEGPATAALSPAEQHGRERPT, from the coding sequence GTGGCATGGATTGCCGGCGTCGGACTGACCGCCTTCGGGAGGCAGGCGGCGAGTGCTCTCGACTGGCAGACGCAGGCCGCCCGGGAGGCACTGTCGGATGGAGCTGTCGCTCAGACCGATGTGGATGGACTCATCGTCGGCTACGCCACCACGCTCAACCACCTCATGCCGGCGAACCTGCTCGCCGAGCACCTGGGAGTGCAACCGGACATCTCGTTCGGAATGAGCGTGGGCGGTGCCACCGGCATCGCCATGCTGGCGCAGGCTGCCCGTCTCGTCGACTCGGGAGCCGCCGGCCGTGTCCTGGTGGTGGCCGGTGAGGACCGTGCCAGCGGGCAGACGGTCGACACGTCGATGACTACGCTGGCACAGGTCGGGCACCGGGACTACGAAGTCCCGGTCGGCGCCAACGTGCCGGGCTACTACGCACTGTTGGCCTCCGCGTACCTGCACCGACACGGTCTGCACCCCGACTCACTGGCCCATTTAGCGGTACAGATGCGCACCCATGCCGGGCGCCATCCGGGTGCGCACTTTCGAGAGGGCATAGAGGTCGCGGACGTGCTGGCGTCCAGGCGGATCGCGGATCCGCTCCGACTGCTGGACTGCTGCCCCGTGTCCGACGGAGGAGCGGCTGTCCTGGTCACCGATCAACCGACGACGCCCCGCAACGTCCGGGTGGCCGGCCTAGGACAAGCACACCTCCACCAGCACATCAGCGAGGCGGACTTCGACCACTTCGGCGCGAGACGCTCGGCCGGCCAGGCTCTCGTCGAGGCCTCGGTCGACATCGATGACATCGACATCGCCGGGGTCTACGACAGCTTCACGATCACCGTGGCCCTGTTGCTGGAGGAGATAGGGCTCGCGGAGGCCGGGCGCGCCGGAGCCATGGCGGCCGCAGGTGAGTTCGATCTCGCCGGCGCCATCCCCCTCAACACGCACGGAGGCCTACTGTCCTACGGCCACTCCGGTGTCGCCGGGGGCATGGCTCACCTGGTGGAAGTGGTGACGCAGTTACGGGCAGAGGCGGAGGCGAGGCAGATACCGCGGTCCGCGAGATGGGGGCTGGTGCATGCCGATGGCGGAGTCATGTCGGCGCATGTGACCGCCGTCCTGGAGGGACCAGCGACAGCCGCACTGTCGCCAGCAGAGCAGCACGGGCGAGAGCGGCCGACATGA
- a CDS encoding OB-fold domain-containing protein, translated as MNRGRSAHDPDWTEDEPRLLVRSCLSCGHRWHFKRAFCPRCGSMDVATRTSSGTGTVAAATTIHRAPPGTSAADVPFGIVLIDLDEGVRVMGRCVSGAEPGDRVTARFQRFGQQLVPLFEVLERRTSPASPTSTRPNDLGSRT; from the coding sequence ATGAACCGGGGCCGGAGCGCGCACGACCCGGACTGGACGGAGGACGAGCCACGGCTCCTCGTCCGGTCCTGCCTCTCATGCGGACACCGCTGGCATTTCAAGAGGGCGTTCTGTCCCCGTTGCGGCTCCATGGATGTCGCGACCCGAACATCCAGCGGCACGGGAACGGTCGCGGCTGCAACGACGATTCACCGCGCCCCACCCGGCACGTCCGCGGCCGACGTACCGTTCGGCATCGTCCTGATCGATCTCGACGAGGGCGTCCGAGTCATGGGTCGCTGCGTTTCCGGCGCGGAACCGGGCGACCGCGTCACCGCCCGGTTCCAGCGCTTCGGCCAGCAGCTCGTCCCCCTGTTCGAGGTGCTCGAACGTCGGACGTCTCCCGCCTCACCGACGTCGACCCGCCCCAACGACCTGGGATCCCGCACGTAG
- a CDS encoding SDR family NAD(P)-dependent oxidoreductase: protein MRLAGRLALITGGGGGLGRGVALGMAAEGASVAVADHDVSLARQVAEEIREAGGRAAHYPVDVTDSGSVDELVDAVARWADCVDVLVNSAGVGGSAPFLDMSEDEWDRVIDVNLKGTFLVSQRVARRMCRGGGGSIVNLSSVLAQVSRPDQAHYGASKGGVGQLTQAMALALAPHDIRVNAIAPGPCDTPLTVKAYAADPPRRAAALSRVALGRPGTPRDIAGAALYLASDEAAWVTGTTIYVDGGLLAAR, encoded by the coding sequence ATGAGACTCGCGGGAAGACTGGCGTTGATCACCGGGGGAGGTGGCGGCCTCGGTCGCGGGGTGGCCCTGGGGATGGCGGCGGAGGGCGCCAGCGTGGCAGTGGCCGACCACGATGTGTCGCTGGCCAGGCAGGTGGCCGAGGAGATCAGAGAGGCCGGGGGACGGGCGGCCCACTATCCGGTGGACGTCACCGACAGCGGCTCCGTCGACGAGCTCGTCGATGCGGTAGCCCGCTGGGCCGATTGCGTGGACGTCCTGGTCAATTCCGCGGGCGTTGGTGGCTCCGCACCGTTCCTCGACATGAGCGAGGACGAGTGGGACCGGGTGATCGATGTCAATCTCAAGGGGACGTTCCTGGTGTCTCAGCGGGTCGCGCGCCGAATGTGCCGTGGCGGGGGAGGTTCCATCGTGAACCTCTCTTCGGTCCTGGCCCAGGTCTCCCGGCCAGACCAAGCGCACTACGGCGCGAGCAAGGGCGGCGTCGGGCAACTCACCCAGGCCATGGCTCTGGCACTGGCGCCCCACGACATACGGGTGAACGCCATCGCGCCGGGGCCCTGCGATACGCCGCTCACCGTCAAGGCCTATGCCGCGGACCCGCCACGGCGCGCCGCGGCTCTGTCCCGCGTCGCCCTCGGCCGGCCAGGAACGCCGCGTGACATCGCAGGCGCCGCGCTCTACCTCGCGTCCGACGAGGCCGCGTGGGTGACGGGGACGACGATCTACGTCGACGGCGGTCTCCTGGCGGCCCGATAG
- a CDS encoding fumarylacetoacetate hydrolase family protein — protein MVDVESESEGRFGPDPQSVFPRWSEFRSWAGEHGAASGDATASLPENPDLAAPVPRPAQVFAVGLNYQAHVSEAGRDRPDAPVTFTKFPSCLTGPYTTIALPGERVDWEVELVVVMGETVRNGRLEDAWGQVAGLMVGQDLSEREVQLRPPTPQFSLGKSFPQFGPTGPVLVTPDEFSDPDDLAISCAVNGEEVQSAKTSQMIFSVPEVIVALSAIVTLLPGDLIFTGTPSGVGNARKPPKYLTPGDELTSYIENIGTMRHTFTR, from the coding sequence ATGGTGGACGTCGAGTCCGAGAGCGAGGGACGCTTCGGCCCGGATCCCCAGAGTGTCTTCCCGCGATGGTCGGAGTTCCGTAGCTGGGCCGGCGAACATGGTGCGGCAAGCGGGGACGCCACGGCATCGCTGCCCGAGAACCCGGACCTCGCCGCACCGGTGCCTCGCCCCGCGCAGGTCTTCGCGGTGGGACTGAACTACCAGGCGCATGTTTCGGAGGCAGGCAGGGACCGACCTGATGCGCCGGTGACCTTCACCAAGTTCCCGAGCTGCCTGACGGGGCCGTACACGACCATCGCCCTGCCCGGCGAACGCGTCGACTGGGAAGTCGAACTGGTCGTCGTCATGGGTGAGACGGTGCGCAACGGCCGTCTCGAGGACGCCTGGGGTCAGGTGGCGGGGCTCATGGTGGGCCAGGACCTGTCCGAGCGGGAGGTGCAGCTGCGTCCACCGACCCCCCAGTTCAGCCTCGGCAAGTCCTTCCCGCAGTTCGGCCCCACGGGTCCCGTCCTGGTCACCCCGGACGAGTTCAGTGACCCGGACGATCTCGCCATCTCCTGCGCTGTCAACGGTGAGGAGGTCCAGTCCGCGAAAACGTCGCAGATGATCTTCAGTGTTCCGGAAGTGATCGTTGCGCTGTCCGCCATAGTGACGCTGCTGCCGGGCGACCTCATCTTCACCGGAACGCCGTCGGGCGTGGGCAATGCGCGGAAGCCGCCGAAGTACCTGACCCCCGGGGACGAGCTCACCAGCTACATCGAGAACATCGGGACCATGCGGCACACCTTCACGAGGTGA